The window GATTGGCGATCCTTTCAATGAGGATACCTACCAGGGCCCCCAGGTTTCCAAGGCCCAGTTTGAAAAGGTCTTGGGCTACATCGATGAGGGCAAGAAGTCTGGCGCTCGCGTCCTCCACGGTGGTGCCAAGCACGGTGATAAAGGCTACTTTATCCAGCCCACCGTTTTTGCAGATGTATGCACCCTCCcctgtttgtttttttgtttttttcttcttttcagcATGGATCATATCTAACAGTTTTAAAATCTTAGACCACCGAAGATATGAAGattgtcaaggaggagatttTCGGCCCTGTTGTTGCAATTTCCAAATTCAGCACCGAGGCGGAAGTCATTAAAAAGGCCAACGACACGTCGTACGGCTTGGCAGCCGCGGTGTTTACTCAAAAGGTGACAAAGGCGCACAAAGTTGCTCGCAAGATTCAGGCTGGCATGGTGTTCATCAATTCGTCGGGCGACTCACATTTTGGCATTCCGTTTGGAGGCTACAAGTCGTCAGGCATTGGGAGAGAGCTGGGTCAGTACGCGTTGGACGCTTATACGCAGTCCAAGGCGGTGCACGTAAATTTGGGAACCGAGTTGTAATTCTTGTCTGTAAATTGGGCGTCTACCGGAGTAGTAGACAAAAattaaaagtatttttttgaATATCACAAATAAAGTCTATTCATTTAAAACACCTAAATCTCTGTAGAAATCGAATTAAActgtgtacatgtatgtattcAGTGATGGTACTGCGCGTTTACACGTGTAAGTACGATATCGgtgtgatgatggcttcccGCTTGCCCGCCCGTCTCTACCCGCACTATTTTAGCTATGTAATACTCCATAGATTGCAAAACAATGGCTCGATTCAGGTAATAACTCGCAAATCCCAGCACGTGAGacggctctctctctctagcCTCTAGCTCGGCACACGCCTCCAGCTCGTTGGTGGCCGCTCTTAGTAGCTTATCAACCTCCGACCCAGCCATTCTCCATCCTCCCCATCGCAACCCCTCATTTTGCCTGACGGCTGAGGGGTAGCGATTAGATATGGTAATAGCCCAGTGCGGTTGGGTTGCCAATTGGGGCAAGACGTTCCCCGGAGTCGCGAGGCCGGTATCTCCCATGATTTGGTCCGAGGCCGTTATAAGCCGGCCACGTTCCTCTTGTCGCCACAGCTGATGAACCatctttcctttctcattAATCAGAAACTTGATACACAATACACAGTGgattttatttataaattacaCTTGCACCGTTGATTCAATAAGGGATATTACATAAGGAATCATGGGTGACGCTCAGCAGATCACAATTTGGCAAGACAAAGTCTCGTTGGCCAGGGCCCGGCGCGATGCTGGCCTGGCCAAGGTCGAGCCCAAGCTGGAGGGCATCCCCGATGTCCTTCCCCTGAGTTCACAAGATCTGCCAAAGTCCGTGCTGACGGCGCGGGAAATCGAAATCACCGAAAAGTATTCCGTCACAGAACTGCTCAAGATCCTCcgggaaaagaagattaCCGTCGAGGAGGTGACGCGGGCCTTTTTGCGTAGAGCTGCGCTAGCCCAAGCTGCTGTATGTCCTCATATATCCCACATGACATCGCGCATTTCTTCCATAACCACCACAGAATAAGCACAATTGCTAACGAGTTTAGACGAATTGCCTTACTGAGCTGTTGTGGGATGAGGCCATCGCTCGTGCAAAGCACCTCGATTCCTTGCCGGAGCCCAAGGGTGCCTTCTTTGGCCTCCCCATCTCAACCAAGGAGCACCATGGCATGGTTGGCAAAAACATCAAAACCTCTGCCTCATACGCTGCTTGGGTTGAGACAGAGCACACCTCAAACCTGCTTTACGACATTCTGTACAGTGAAGGGTGTGTCTTTTACGCTAGAACAACTCAGCCGCAAACTATTATGCACTTGGAGACCGAGAGCAATGTCTATGGACGAACAGTTAACCCATACAACCGGGATCTGACACCCGGCGGTAGCTCTGGTGGCGAATCTGCCTTGGTTGGTATTCGTGGCAGTATTCTTGTAAGTGATACGAGTGACCATGTTTGTGGTTTGCGAGTATGAGACTAACAAGTCACACAGGGCGTTGGTGGCGATATCGGCGGCAGTGTTCGATGCCCATCAGCTCATGTCGGCATCTATGGCTTCAAGTAAGCCAAAGCAACCCTACCATATCACAGGTTCCGTGTGAGTTAACATGTTTCCAGGCCATCTTCCAAGCGTATCTCTGTCGCCGGACAGAAGGCCAACATGGCTGGCAAGGAGACAATTCTCTCCACCCCAGGACCGATGACAGTAGAGCGTGACGCAGTCGAGCTGTTCATGAAggttgccattgctgccgaGCCATGGCGCCTCGATCCATCACTTACAGCCAAACCTTGGACGCCGTACACCTTCACGAAGCCGCTTAAAATTGCCGTCCAATGGTGGGATGGTGTTGTCCAGCTGCATCCCCCCATGAAGCGTGCATTAGAAGAAGTTGCCGCCGCGTGCCGAAAGGCCGGCCACGAGGTGGTTGACTGGAATTGCGAGTCTCTTGGCCACGATGAGGCCTGGGACATCATCTCAGGGCTCTACTGGCctgatggtggtgaagaagtcATGAACTTGATGAACTCGACCGGGGAGCCCATTTTGCCATTGACAAAGTTCATTATTGAAGAGCAGCCAAgcgtcaagaagatgaccGTACCCGAACTTTGGGATGTAAGTGCTTTCTCCTCCTATCACTCCAGTCACAGAAGCTAACACTAGTACCAAGATTTGCGCTCGACGAGATGCGTACCGAGCAAGATACGCCAAGGCCTGGACAGCCACCGCAGCCAacggggagagagaggtAGATGTCATTCTGTGTCCTCCATCCTtcggcgctgctgctccccaCGAGCAGTCCCGGTACTGGGGCTACACTTCGCAATGGAACCTCCTGGATTACCCGGCTGTTGTCTTCCCCGTTACCACCGTCGATCAAGTCAAGGATGTCAAGGACCCCAACTACGTACCGAAGAACGAAAAGGACCGATTCGTGTATGAGATGTACAGCCCCGAGAAGTATGTCAATGCACCGGTGAGCCTGCAGATTGTTGGAAGACGGCAGTACGACGAAAAGGTCCTTGCAGCACTGAAAGAGATTGAGCGTGCCATGGGAAGACCATGATCTAATGTTTTTGGTTGATAAACTATGGTATTTGTAGACATAGAAAAGAGCAAGGTGTATTATAGCCCCAAAATATACCAAAaattctccatcttccttaTACATGCCATCTAAGCGTATAATTCGGCCTGTCTCTCAAGCACAATCGGATACCTTACGGATCTCGGCTTGAGATGGGCAAAGTTCAAGTCAATGCCTTCCTCCACATCAGGAAACGGCCCCAAGGGAGTAATTGCTAGCGGGTTGATCTTTGCATGGCTCTTTGTGTACTTTCGCAAAGTTAGCTTCCAGCAATTTTGGCTCGTTTGAAGTTTTACTCACGTTCTCTTTGATGTGTTTAAAGTCCGTCGTCTCTTTGAATCCCTTCACGTTCCAGTAGAGATTCTTCAGCCATTCGTGAATAACGGGGTAATTTGCGCGAATCGTCCCAAGATTGCATTTGAAGTGCTGGACATAGACAGCGTCGAATCTGATGATTGTGGTGTACGCTCGGATGTCCAATTCAGTAAGGGATTTGCCTAGGATGTACGGTCCTCCGTTGCGATGGATCAAGCTTTCGAGATGATTCAAGGCTGCGAAAACAGTCACCACGCCCCGATTGTAGTCTTCCTGTGTCTCTGCAAATCCGGCCTTGTAAACCCCCGAGTTTAAATCCCTTTGCATCCACTCCGTAATTTCATCAATCTCGCTTCTCAAATGCGTCGGATAGAGGTCAAGTTCAGACTTTTGCCCGTCTTGAGGCAGCACATCGTTAAACGCATTTGGTAACCAGCGCAGCAACTCGGCGCTTTCGTTGTTCACAATGGTCCCAGTTTTCGTATCCCACAGGACCGGAACGCTGTATCGTCCTTTGTAATCGGCATCTGATTTGAAGTAGACGTCATGCATGTACTCGGACTGAAACAGTTTGTCCACTGTCGCTCCGGGGTATTCATCGTTTGAAGCAGGAAATCGCCAGCCGGGCCATCCATTGTCGTCACCCTTGGGATACGGCTTTACGACCGACACATCGATGAGAGATTCCAATCCCTTGAGGGATCTCACTAGGAGCGCGCGATGCGCAAATGGGCAAAAGAGCCCAACATAGAGATGATAGCGGCCAGCTTCGGGAGGGAACTGGCTACCAGACTTGATCACTCCATGCCAGGAATCGTTGGGTCCTGCGTGTACGACAGCCATGTTGAGCTTAACAGATTCAAAGAACGAATATGCTGTTGACTTTGATGTGATATATTTTCCACA of the Trichoderma breve strain T069 chromosome 4, whole genome shotgun sequence genome contains:
- a CDS encoding amidase domain-containing protein — encoded protein: MGDAQQITIWQDKVSLARARRDAGLAKVEPKLEGIPDVLPLSSQDLPKSVLTAREIEITEKYSVTELLKILREKKITVEEVTRAFLRRAALAQAATNCLTELLWDEAIARAKHLDSLPEPKGAFFGLPISTKEHHGMVGKNIKTSASYAAWVETEHTSNLLYDILYSEGCVFYARTTQPQTIMHLETESNVYGRTVNPYNRDLTPGGSSGGESALVGIRGSILGVGGDIGGSVRCPSAHVGIYGFKPSSKRISVAGQKANMAGKETILSTPGPMTVERDAVELFMKVAIAAEPWRLDPSLTAKPWTPYTFTKPLKIAVQWWDGVVQLHPPMKRALEEVAAACRKAGHEVVDWNCESLGHDEAWDIISGLYWPDGGEEVMNLMNSTGEPILPLTKFIIEEQPSVKKMTVPELWDICARRDAYRARYAKAWTATAANGEREVDVILCPPSFGAAAPHEQSRYWGYTSQWNLLDYPAVVFPVTTVDQVKDVKDPNYVPKNEKDRFVYEMYSPEKYVNAPVSLQIVGRRQYDEKVLAALKEIERAMGRP